A genomic window from Streptomyces sp. NBC_01429 includes:
- a CDS encoding beta-ketoacyl-ACP synthase III, with protein MTAASVAAGRAAVICAVGAALPPHTVSNADLTARLNTTDEWIRSRTGITQRHVAGADLSTTDLAVRAGAQALADTEPVTVEALVVATTTPDRCCPATAPAVATRLGLTGIPAYDLAAGCTGFLYALATAAGLIAAGAVGTVLVIGADRLATLPDPEDRTTVPLFGDGAGAVVLRHGSADEAGALGPVVLGSDGTGADLIRASRTGALHMDGGEVFRHAVDRMSTASRQATAAAGWELGDIDRLVPHQANSRITAFVARTLGVPDDRQLSNIAETGNTGAASIPLLLARSAADGRLKPGHRTLLTAFGAGLTWGATTLTWPGLSPQPPTQRSRT; from the coding sequence ATGACCGCCGCATCCGTCGCTGCCGGGAGAGCGGCTGTGATCTGCGCAGTCGGCGCGGCACTGCCTCCGCACACCGTCTCGAACGCCGACCTGACCGCACGTCTGAATACAACCGACGAGTGGATCCGCTCGCGGACCGGCATCACCCAACGGCACGTCGCCGGGGCGGACCTGTCCACGACCGACCTCGCTGTTCGGGCCGGCGCCCAGGCCCTCGCCGACACGGAACCGGTCACCGTGGAGGCACTGGTGGTCGCCACAACCACCCCGGACCGCTGCTGTCCGGCCACCGCCCCCGCCGTTGCCACCCGGCTCGGCCTGACCGGCATCCCCGCCTACGACCTCGCAGCCGGCTGCACCGGATTCCTCTACGCCCTCGCCACCGCGGCCGGACTGATCGCCGCCGGCGCCGTAGGGACCGTCCTGGTCATCGGCGCCGACCGCCTCGCCACCCTTCCCGACCCCGAGGACCGCACAACCGTCCCCCTGTTCGGCGACGGCGCCGGAGCCGTAGTGCTGCGCCACGGCAGCGCGGACGAGGCCGGGGCGCTCGGGCCGGTGGTCCTGGGCAGCGACGGCACCGGCGCCGACCTGATCCGGGCCTCCCGCACCGGCGCCCTGCACATGGACGGAGGCGAGGTCTTCCGGCATGCGGTCGACCGCATGTCCACCGCGTCCCGCCAGGCCACCGCCGCCGCCGGATGGGAACTCGGCGACATCGACCGTCTGGTCCCGCACCAGGCCAACAGCCGCATCACCGCCTTTGTCGCACGCACGCTCGGCGTCCCAGACGACCGACAACTCAGCAATATCGCCGAGACCGGCAACACCGGCGCCGCATCCATCCCCCTGCTCCTGGCCCGCTCCGCCGCCGACGGCCGTCTCAAGCCCGGCCACCGCACCCTGCTCACCGCGTTCGGTGCCGGACTGACCTGGGGTGCCACCACCCTCACCTGGCCCGGCCTCTCCCCGCAGCCACCCACCCAAAGGAGCCGGACATGA
- a CDS encoding HpcH/HpaI aldolase/citrate lyase family protein translates to MTSQSHRPGRAWIITPGRYEDRFATARKSGAAVAVVDIEDSVALPDKQTARTTSEAFFAHPDPTCTLGIRMNGLTTIDGIKDLAALAAYTARPDLIVVPKVESPRDIELVAAVLDTDGYTPDIWALIESPRAFDTLPAIMRVPRLGGVLFGSADYAASVRCGLDWDTLHYARSALINAATAANIPAIDAPTWELDDLGILRRDAERAKEIGFYGKGCVHPRHVQVINEVFTPTTEEIAQARAVVAAADASGGTVTTVDGQMRGTPFFNRARALVDERDRTS, encoded by the coding sequence ATGACCAGCCAGAGCCACCGTCCCGGACGGGCCTGGATCATCACCCCCGGCCGGTACGAAGACCGCTTCGCCACCGCGCGGAAGTCCGGTGCCGCAGTCGCCGTCGTCGACATCGAGGACTCCGTCGCCCTCCCCGACAAGCAGACCGCCCGCACCACCTCCGAAGCGTTCTTCGCCCACCCCGACCCGACGTGCACCCTCGGCATCCGGATGAACGGCCTCACGACGATCGACGGCATCAAAGACCTCGCCGCCCTCGCCGCCTACACCGCCCGGCCCGACCTCATCGTGGTCCCCAAGGTGGAATCCCCCCGCGACATCGAACTCGTCGCCGCCGTACTCGACACCGACGGCTACACCCCCGACATCTGGGCGCTGATCGAAAGCCCCCGGGCCTTCGACACTCTCCCCGCGATCATGCGAGTTCCCCGGCTCGGCGGCGTCCTCTTCGGCTCCGCCGACTACGCCGCCTCCGTCCGCTGCGGCCTGGACTGGGACACCCTCCACTACGCCCGCTCGGCCCTCATCAACGCCGCCACCGCCGCGAACATCCCCGCTATCGACGCCCCCACCTGGGAACTCGACGACCTCGGCATCCTGCGCCGTGACGCCGAACGGGCCAAGGAAATCGGCTTCTACGGCAAAGGCTGCGTCCACCCCCGCCACGTACAGGTGATCAACGAGGTCTTCACCCCGACCACCGAGGAGATCGCACAGGCCCGCGCCGTCGTCGCGGCCGCCGACGCCAGCGGCGGAACGGTGACCACCGTGGACGGGCAGATGCGCGGCACCCCGTTCTTCAACCGGGCCCGCGCGCTTGTCGACGAGAGGGACCGTACGTCATGA
- a CDS encoding GNAT family N-acetyltransferase: MNQQLTFAPADDGLWEQYDQLATRSYGHPVGDITHLREHADLQVAVRGGRVVAGGLGLLVDQFFGGASVPSACLGDGCVAPEERGEHLAADMATERLRPLIEHGAVISTIVTSSTGYARRLGWEAPTGVLAWAVATDALKHSFANEDFEAEHGLTDEAETLQRDLARQWNGPIHRPNWWTQWKHDKSNLTTYRFTRPGHPVTGLLSLTTKRHERHGMSLVVHDFWAAGQPTAAAMLAFLGHHNTRARTIEFRRGALPPYPTLLHGLRHHRTTAEAWHPWMLRVLNTSEAIRLRGWPTDLTTAVPIEIENETGDWARWMLQVSDGAAEIVSTRVEGQVAFTRRQLAVWYAGGYRSTTSARMAGVHATSEKALTTLVRSTAQFEPWLPDHF; the protein is encoded by the coding sequence ATGAACCAGCAGCTGACCTTCGCCCCGGCCGACGACGGCCTGTGGGAGCAGTACGACCAGCTCGCCACCCGCTCCTACGGCCACCCGGTCGGGGACATCACCCACCTGCGCGAGCACGCCGACCTCCAGGTCGCCGTCCGCGGCGGCCGGGTCGTCGCCGGCGGACTGGGCCTCCTCGTCGATCAGTTCTTCGGCGGCGCCTCCGTCCCCAGCGCCTGCCTCGGCGACGGCTGCGTCGCCCCCGAGGAGCGCGGCGAGCACCTGGCCGCCGACATGGCCACCGAACGACTGCGCCCCCTGATCGAACACGGAGCGGTGATCTCCACGATCGTGACTTCCTCCACCGGCTATGCCCGCCGCCTCGGATGGGAAGCCCCCACCGGCGTCCTCGCCTGGGCGGTGGCCACCGACGCCCTCAAACACTCCTTCGCCAATGAGGACTTCGAGGCCGAGCACGGACTGACCGACGAAGCCGAAACCCTCCAACGCGACCTCGCCCGACAGTGGAACGGCCCCATCCACCGACCCAACTGGTGGACCCAGTGGAAGCACGACAAGAGCAACCTCACCACCTACCGCTTCACCAGGCCCGGCCACCCCGTCACCGGCCTGCTCAGCCTCACCACCAAACGGCACGAGCGCCACGGTATGAGCCTGGTCGTCCATGACTTCTGGGCCGCCGGCCAGCCCACCGCCGCCGCCATGCTCGCCTTCCTCGGCCATCACAACACCCGCGCCCGCACCATCGAGTTCCGGCGCGGAGCCCTCCCGCCCTACCCCACCCTCCTCCACGGACTCCGCCACCACCGCACAACCGCCGAAGCCTGGCACCCCTGGATGCTCCGCGTCCTCAACACCTCCGAGGCCATCCGGCTCCGCGGGTGGCCCACCGACCTCACCACCGCCGTCCCGATCGAGATCGAGAACGAGACCGGCGACTGGGCCCGGTGGATGCTTCAGGTCAGTGATGGAGCGGCCGAGATCGTCTCCACCCGCGTCGAGGGACAGGTGGCCTTCACACGGCGCCAGCTCGCGGTCTGGTACGCCGGTGGTTACCGGTCCACCACCTCGGCCCGTATGGCCGGAGTCCACGCCACTTCGGAGAAGGCGCTCACGACCCTCGTCCGCAGCACGGCACAGTTCGAGCCCTGGCTGCCGGACCACTTCTGA
- a CDS encoding acyl carrier protein, which translates to MTGDLARILTDDLKLPADRLTDDASLDHAGFDSLAVVELSVLLTDRYGIDISDSDIKNAATLGRLDRLITTKRNGR; encoded by the coding sequence ATGACCGGTGACCTCGCCCGCATCCTGACCGACGACCTCAAGCTGCCCGCCGACCGGCTCACCGACGACGCCAGCCTCGACCACGCCGGATTCGACTCCCTCGCCGTCGTCGAACTGTCCGTCCTGCTCACCGACCGCTACGGCATCGACATCAGCGACAGCGACATCAAGAACGCCGCCACCCTCGGCCGGCTCGACCGCCTCATCACCACCAAGCGCAACGGAAGGTGA
- a CDS encoding M14 family zinc carboxypeptidase, which yields MATATPTPTPTPTPAPAPNSAVPDSWVRRTTTVPPTSVYPAVDDLLASFRALAARHPALVTEARIGTSTLGEPLYCFTVRDTPADGAGGGDPTGTDSPDYVVVGGVHPNEPVGAVTALHLATTLCEDDALRTHFGGAWHIVPCVDPDGARLNEGWYAHPTDKRLYGRHFYRPAGREQVEWTFPFAYKDAYFDRVLPETLALMRLIDATRPRFLTTLHNSEAGGVYYYINRPAPELYDLLAAIPASVSIPLSTGEPEAPHTPRYAPAVFGAIDMRDAYDYLESLGADPANEIGGASSAAYAERYGTFYFVTEVPHWSHPEADDDTLTTEGYADLVRRRAEGLRETGEFLDAVLDAAAPHLAVPTPFLRAVKDFVPSLTKVAVLETTRAEGLENRPATVAERYGCRASVHSFRIRFGGMLLRALDAELAAGTATPQVRAAHRELLAAYTAWQDEAEPATGDPIPIPTLAGMQYAALLAAADHARTRTGARDAVPTRGPGSAEEPR from the coding sequence ATGGCGACAGCGACCCCGACCCCGACCCCGACCCCGACCCCGGCCCCGGCCCCGAACTCCGCCGTCCCCGACAGCTGGGTACGGCGCACCACGACCGTCCCCCCGACCTCCGTGTACCCGGCCGTGGACGACCTGCTGGCGTCCTTCCGCGCGCTGGCCGCCCGCCACCCCGCGCTGGTCACCGAGGCGCGGATCGGCACCTCCACCCTCGGCGAACCCCTGTACTGCTTCACCGTGCGCGACACCCCGGCCGACGGTGCGGGCGGGGGCGACCCCACCGGCACGGACAGCCCCGACTACGTCGTCGTCGGCGGGGTCCACCCCAACGAGCCCGTCGGCGCAGTGACCGCCCTCCACCTCGCCACCACCCTCTGCGAGGACGACGCCCTGCGCACCCACTTCGGCGGCGCCTGGCACATCGTGCCCTGCGTCGACCCGGACGGCGCCCGGCTCAACGAGGGCTGGTACGCCCACCCCACCGACAAGCGGCTCTACGGACGCCACTTCTACCGTCCGGCGGGCCGGGAACAGGTCGAGTGGACCTTCCCGTTCGCCTACAAGGACGCCTACTTCGACCGCGTCCTGCCCGAGACCCTCGCGCTGATGCGGCTGATCGACGCCACCCGGCCGCGCTTCCTCACCACCCTGCACAACAGCGAGGCGGGCGGCGTCTACTACTACATCAACCGCCCGGCCCCCGAGCTGTACGACCTGCTCGCCGCCATCCCCGCCTCCGTCTCCATCCCGCTCTCCACCGGCGAACCCGAGGCCCCCCACACCCCCCGCTACGCCCCGGCCGTCTTCGGCGCCATCGACATGCGGGACGCCTACGACTACCTCGAAAGCCTCGGCGCCGACCCGGCGAACGAGATCGGCGGCGCCTCCAGCGCCGCCTACGCCGAGAGGTACGGCACCTTCTACTTCGTCACCGAGGTCCCGCACTGGTCCCACCCCGAGGCCGACGACGACACCCTCACCACCGAGGGATACGCCGACCTCGTCCGCCGCCGCGCCGAAGGACTGCGCGAGACCGGCGAGTTCCTCGACGCCGTCCTCGACGCCGCCGCCCCGCATCTCGCCGTACCCACCCCGTTCCTGCGGGCCGTGAAGGACTTCGTCCCCTCCCTCACCAAGGTCGCCGTCCTGGAGACGACACGCGCCGAGGGCCTGGAGAACCGGCCCGCCACCGTCGCCGAGCGGTACGGCTGCCGGGCGTCCGTGCACAGCTTCCGTATCCGCTTCGGCGGCATGCTGCTGCGCGCCCTCGACGCCGAACTCGCCGCCGGCACCGCCACCCCGCAGGTCCGCGCGGCCCACCGCGAACTGCTGGCCGCCTACACCGCGTGGCAGGACGAGGCGGAGCCGGCGACCGGCGACCCCATCCCGATCCCGACCCTCGCCGGGATGCAGTACGCCGCCCTGCTCGCGGCGGCCGACCACGCCCGTACCCGTACCGGCGCGCGGGACGCCGTGCCCACCCGCGGTCCCGGATCCGCCGAGGAACCCCGGTGA
- a CDS encoding transposase, giving the protein MSADTSGTTARTPEGWDRETFVEEMGLLWETAGSGRMDGRIIAYLLITDIPYVSSGALARALRVSPGSISLATRRLTDAGFLKRHAVPGERSHYFRVDDDVWGSFLAGERRFLDREKWLAEQALTLLGPEEEAPRRRLRNMRDYMNYIQGGHHKLLTGWREYQEQHGRRPAPAGSEIPAQAAADGDGTHGFSAQSLSPALAGHLVPDALWAAAEPVLPPSPSEKERQAFTAVAYVLTSGCGWQQLPAHFGVSPATAHRRFTGWTKEDVWRRWHQAVEREHASGRCDARDAAWCALITEAATARASG; this is encoded by the coding sequence ATGTCGGCCGACACTTCCGGCACCACCGCTCGCACCCCGGAGGGCTGGGACCGGGAGACTTTCGTCGAGGAGATGGGCCTGCTGTGGGAGACGGCGGGCAGCGGCCGGATGGACGGCCGGATCATCGCCTACCTCCTCATCACGGACATCCCGTACGTCTCATCCGGCGCGCTCGCCCGCGCCCTGCGGGTCAGTCCCGGCTCGATCTCGCTGGCGACGCGGCGGCTGACGGACGCGGGGTTCCTCAAGCGGCACGCGGTGCCCGGCGAGCGCAGCCACTACTTCCGGGTCGACGACGACGTGTGGGGCAGCTTCCTGGCGGGCGAGCGCCGCTTCCTCGACCGGGAGAAGTGGCTCGCCGAGCAGGCCCTCACCCTGCTGGGCCCCGAGGAGGAGGCGCCCCGCCGCCGGCTGCGCAACATGCGCGACTACATGAACTACATCCAGGGCGGTCATCACAAGCTGCTGACGGGGTGGCGGGAGTACCAGGAACAGCACGGACGGCGCCCGGCGCCGGCCGGGAGCGAGATCCCGGCCCAGGCGGCGGCCGACGGTGACGGGACGCACGGCTTCTCCGCCCAGTCGCTGAGCCCGGCGCTGGCCGGGCACCTGGTCCCCGACGCGCTCTGGGCCGCCGCCGAACCCGTCCTGCCCCCGTCTCCTTCGGAGAAGGAGCGGCAGGCCTTCACGGCCGTCGCGTACGTCCTCACCTCCGGCTGCGGCTGGCAGCAACTGCCCGCCCACTTCGGGGTGTCCCCCGCCACCGCGCACCGGCGCTTCACCGGGTGGACCAAGGAGGACGTCTGGCGGCGCTGGCACCAGGCCGTCGAGCGGGAGCACGCGAGCGGCCGCTGCGACGCGCGGGACGCCGCCTGGTGCGCCCTGATCACCGAGGCGGCGACGGCCCGCGCGTCGGGCTGA
- a CDS encoding peptide ABC transporter substrate-binding protein yields the protein MPRSSMSKAVPASVSLALLLTACAGGGEGGATAAKSAGFSVAVAEPDHLTPGRSTTANDESRVLFAPLVKVDAKGDLSYVQAKSVTSPDARHWTIELRSGWTFHNGEPVTAKSYADGWNRAAYGPNAWATNGQLANIEGYADLNPAKGKPKTKELSGLKVVGDTTLKVTLTAPDSQFPLQLTPNQLGFYPLPEAAAGDPEAYDRKPIGNGPFKMDTAWQADKGTTVTRYSAYKGTAPASSAITFKSYSDLQTAYTDAQAGNTDVISVPLSKYGSAKADFGDRLYTYEAPSLEFLTLPLYDKRFQDIRLRKALSLSIDREAVNKTMYAGLYTPATSLTPPSEVGAETGLCDACAFDPAEAKKLLKEAGGWSGEMLITYPGGLGLDELYKAVANQIRQNLGISGVEARPTADWPEFSDKVFGRKLTGPYHAH from the coding sequence TTGCCCAGATCATCCATGTCGAAGGCCGTACCGGCGAGCGTATCCCTCGCCCTGCTGCTCACCGCCTGCGCGGGCGGCGGCGAGGGCGGTGCCACAGCGGCGAAGAGCGCCGGATTCTCCGTCGCCGTCGCCGAGCCGGACCATCTCACGCCCGGCCGCAGCACCACCGCCAACGACGAGTCCCGCGTCCTGTTCGCCCCGCTGGTGAAGGTCGACGCCAAGGGCGACCTCAGCTACGTCCAGGCGAAGTCCGTCACCAGCCCCGACGCCCGCCACTGGACCATCGAGCTGCGCTCCGGCTGGACCTTCCACAACGGCGAGCCCGTCACCGCGAAGAGTTACGCCGACGGCTGGAACCGCGCCGCGTACGGGCCCAACGCCTGGGCCACCAACGGCCAGCTCGCCAACATCGAGGGGTACGCGGACCTCAACCCGGCCAAGGGCAAGCCGAAGACGAAGGAACTCTCCGGGCTGAAGGTCGTCGGCGACACCACCCTGAAGGTCACCCTCACCGCCCCCGACAGCCAGTTCCCGCTGCAACTCACCCCCAACCAGCTCGGCTTCTACCCGCTCCCGGAGGCCGCCGCCGGCGACCCCGAGGCGTACGACCGCAAGCCCATCGGCAACGGCCCGTTCAAGATGGACACGGCCTGGCAGGCCGACAAGGGCACCACCGTCACGCGCTACTCCGCGTACAAGGGCACCGCGCCCGCCTCGTCGGCCATCACCTTCAAGAGCTACAGCGACCTCCAGACCGCGTACACCGACGCCCAGGCCGGCAACACCGACGTCATCAGCGTCCCCCTGAGCAAGTACGGCAGCGCGAAGGCCGACTTCGGCGACCGGCTGTACACGTACGAGGCGCCCTCGCTGGAGTTCCTGACCCTCCCGCTCTACGACAAGCGCTTCCAGGACATCCGGCTGCGCAAGGCGCTCTCGCTGTCGATCGACCGCGAGGCCGTCAACAAGACCATGTACGCCGGTCTCTACACCCCGGCCACCTCCCTCACCCCGCCCTCCGAGGTCGGCGCGGAGACCGGACTGTGCGACGCCTGCGCGTTCGACCCGGCCGAGGCTAAGAAGCTGCTCAAGGAGGCGGGCGGCTGGTCGGGCGAGATGCTGATCACCTACCCGGGCGGGCTCGGCCTCGACGAGCTGTACAAGGCGGTCGCCAACCAGATCCGGCAGAACCTCGGTATCAGCGGCGTCGAGGCGCGGCCGACCGCCGACTGGCCGGAGTTCAGCGACAAGGTCTTCGGCCGGAAACTCACCGGGCCGTACCACGCCCACTAG
- the dmpG gene encoding 4-hydroxy-2-oxovalerate aldolase yields the protein MNTHPHERPRILLHDPTLRDGHHAVGHQLDADQLRAYATAANAAAVPVVEVGHGNGLGASSLQIGRSKLDDATMLTTVREALTSSRMGVFMAPGWGTSDDLEAAVHHGADIVRIAAHCTEADVTERHLGVVRDLGAEAQGVLLMSHMTGPGDLAEQCALMVKFGAQAVGIMDSAGYYLPSDVTERVHAIADAVGVPVIFHGHNNLGLAVANSLAAVDAGATVIDATARGFGAGAGNTQLEVLVAVLERHGAETGIGLREVLAAADIAADRLMEAPPTIDSIAVASGLAGVFSGFRRPVLQTAHAEGVDPIDLFLALGERQVVAGQEDLIGDVARQLKAAAR from the coding sequence GTGAACACACACCCGCACGAGCGGCCCCGGATCCTCCTGCACGACCCGACTCTGCGCGACGGCCACCACGCCGTCGGCCACCAGCTCGACGCCGACCAGCTCCGCGCCTACGCCACCGCCGCGAACGCCGCCGCCGTGCCGGTGGTCGAGGTCGGCCACGGCAACGGCCTGGGCGCCTCCAGCCTCCAGATCGGCCGCTCCAAGCTCGACGACGCCACGATGCTCACCACCGTCCGCGAAGCCCTCACCTCGTCGCGGATGGGCGTCTTCATGGCCCCCGGCTGGGGTACATCCGACGACCTGGAGGCCGCCGTCCACCACGGCGCCGACATCGTACGGATCGCCGCGCACTGCACCGAGGCCGATGTCACCGAACGTCACCTTGGTGTCGTCCGCGACCTCGGAGCCGAAGCCCAGGGCGTCCTGCTCATGAGCCACATGACCGGACCCGGCGACCTCGCCGAACAGTGCGCCCTGATGGTGAAGTTCGGCGCTCAGGCCGTCGGCATCATGGACTCGGCCGGGTACTACCTCCCTTCCGACGTCACCGAGCGCGTGCACGCCATCGCCGACGCCGTCGGTGTGCCGGTCATCTTCCACGGCCACAACAACCTGGGCCTGGCCGTAGCGAACAGCCTTGCCGCCGTGGACGCCGGGGCGACCGTCATCGACGCGACCGCCCGCGGGTTCGGCGCCGGGGCCGGCAACACCCAGCTCGAAGTCCTCGTGGCCGTCCTGGAGCGCCACGGCGCCGAGACCGGGATCGGCCTGCGCGAGGTCCTGGCCGCCGCCGACATCGCCGCCGACCGCCTGATGGAGGCCCCGCCGACCATCGACTCGATCGCCGTGGCCAGCGGACTCGCCGGGGTATTCTCCGGCTTCAGGCGGCCCGTCCTTCAGACCGCACACGCCGAAGGCGTCGACCCCATCGACCTGTTCCTCGCCCTCGGCGAGCGGCAGGTCGTCGCCGGGCAGGAAGACCTCATCGGCGATGTCGCCCGGCAGCTCAAGGCGGCCGCCCGATGA
- a CDS encoding MaoC family dehydratase, whose product MSAGLPHGYRQIGEERLRESVGLSYPELAPGLIIEHRPGRTVTELDNLLGAALSGNVAPIHTDAHYSSQTQWGRVLVCSGVTLNLVAGMTVRSISGLTTANLAVDHVRFTTPVHLGDTLYAETKILTRRASERRPGTGVITCHTTAHNQNRTSVLAFTRTFLVPLDADAARDATHY is encoded by the coding sequence ATGAGCGCCGGCCTGCCCCACGGCTACCGGCAGATCGGCGAGGAGCGGCTCCGCGAGAGCGTCGGCCTCTCCTACCCCGAACTCGCCCCCGGACTGATCATCGAACACCGGCCCGGCCGGACCGTCACCGAACTCGACAACCTCCTCGGCGCGGCCCTGAGCGGCAACGTCGCCCCCATCCACACCGACGCCCACTACAGCAGTCAGACCCAGTGGGGCCGCGTCCTGGTCTGCTCCGGCGTCACCCTCAACCTCGTGGCCGGCATGACCGTCCGCAGCATCAGCGGCCTGACCACCGCGAACCTCGCCGTCGACCACGTGCGCTTCACCACGCCCGTCCACCTCGGCGACACCCTGTACGCCGAGACGAAGATCCTCACCCGCCGGGCCTCCGAGAGGCGTCCCGGCACCGGGGTCATCACCTGCCACACCACCGCACACAACCAGAACCGCACCAGCGTCCTGGCCTTCACCCGCACCTTCCTCGTGCCTCTGGACGCTGATGCCGCCCGCGACGCCACCCACTACTGA
- a CDS encoding acetaldehyde dehydrogenase (acetylating): MAADEQRLRVAVLGAGLIGVDLTDKIHQSQKLELALVAGRDRDSLGLRRAAEMGHPTTAGGIRAVLDAGPFDVVFDATNADSHADHWAALRPTGTTLIDLTPTGHGTVIVPGANSHRSAAHRHVNLVSCGGQAAIPILYAISEHCTPTYIEVVSTGASASAGRATRLNLDQYIATTSAAIRTFTGTRDVKVMVNLSPARPAPPFRVAMTVLAGSFRAAPVRTSIAAAAQAVRAYTPGFKVTSLAVDPGRISVAVEVTASGGRLPPHAGSVDIINAAAVLLAEQSR, from the coding sequence ATGGCTGCTGATGAACAGCGTCTCCGTGTCGCGGTACTCGGCGCGGGCCTGATCGGCGTCGACCTCACCGACAAGATCCACCAGTCGCAGAAGCTGGAACTGGCCCTGGTGGCAGGGCGCGACCGGGACAGCCTGGGGCTGCGACGGGCGGCCGAGATGGGCCACCCGACCACGGCCGGCGGGATCCGCGCCGTGCTGGATGCCGGGCCCTTCGACGTGGTCTTCGACGCCACCAACGCCGACAGCCACGCCGACCACTGGGCGGCACTGCGTCCGACCGGCACCACCCTGATCGACCTGACCCCCACGGGGCATGGCACCGTCATTGTTCCGGGGGCCAACAGCCACCGGTCGGCGGCCCACCGGCACGTGAACCTCGTCAGCTGTGGCGGGCAGGCGGCCATTCCAATCCTGTACGCGATCTCCGAGCACTGCACCCCCACCTACATCGAGGTGGTCTCCACCGGGGCGAGTGCGAGCGCCGGCCGGGCCACCCGCCTGAACCTCGACCAGTACATCGCCACCACCTCCGCCGCGATCCGGACCTTCACCGGCACCCGGGACGTGAAAGTGATGGTCAACCTCAGCCCCGCCCGCCCCGCCCCGCCGTTCCGGGTGGCCATGACTGTCCTCGCAGGCAGCTTCCGCGCCGCACCGGTCCGCACGAGCATCGCGGCCGCCGCCCAGGCCGTGCGCGCCTACACACCCGGGTTCAAGGTGACCTCACTCGCCGTGGACCCGGGCCGGATCTCGGTCGCGGTGGAGGTGACCGCCAGCGGCGGCCGCCTGCCCCCTCACGCCGGAAGCGTCGACATCATCAACGCCGCCGCCGTCCTGCTCGCCGAGCAGTCCCGATGA